One Natrinema marinum genomic window carries:
- a CDS encoding bacteriorhodopsin: MIPELQLYRFAFYVQVAATLGFLVWVSRMPTGKRRYYLSIPLICGTLALGYFGMSAELLTATAANGQPIPMSRYIDYVIATPVMIIIAGLVAGASTRQQVAMVVFGLGWVGVTAVGYFLESPLDSVATLSALVSLVVLIYLMVWPVTRRSGKQSGERVLLYGKLRNLLLLLWVLYLVLGIASRQNLGLLDAFSGVFLAVYLDVLTRVGFGVLVLRATDATEQVIERIESGGSSGDGSDGVTLEKPDDAAIDPAD; encoded by the coding sequence ATGATCCCCGAACTACAGCTCTACCGATTTGCCTTCTACGTGCAGGTGGCCGCGACGCTCGGATTCCTCGTCTGGGTTAGTCGAATGCCCACGGGCAAGCGCCGATACTACCTCTCGATCCCGCTCATCTGCGGGACGCTCGCGCTCGGTTACTTCGGGATGTCGGCGGAGCTGTTGACCGCCACGGCGGCCAACGGCCAACCGATCCCGATGAGCCGCTACATCGACTACGTCATCGCGACGCCGGTCATGATCATCATCGCCGGCCTCGTCGCGGGCGCGAGCACACGCCAACAGGTCGCGATGGTCGTCTTCGGTTTGGGCTGGGTCGGCGTGACGGCCGTCGGCTACTTCCTCGAGTCGCCGCTGGATTCGGTGGCTACGCTGTCCGCGCTCGTCAGCCTCGTCGTGCTCATCTATCTGATGGTGTGGCCGGTCACGAGACGGTCCGGAAAACAAAGCGGCGAGCGCGTCCTCCTCTACGGGAAGCTCCGTAACCTGCTCCTCCTGCTGTGGGTGCTCTATCTGGTCCTCGGTATCGCCTCGCGGCAGAACCTGGGACTGCTCGACGCGTTCAGCGGGGTCTTCCTCGCTGTCTACCTCGACGTACTCACCCGCGTCGGATTCGGCGTGTTGGTGCTTCGGGCCACCGACGCGACCGAGCAGGTGATCGAGCGGATCGAATCGGGCGGATCGAGCGGGGACGGCTCGGACGGTGTCACCCTCGAGAAGCCGGACGACGCCGCGATCGACCCGGCTGATTGA
- a CDS encoding class I SAM-dependent methyltransferase, producing the protein MTNDADRKRDVASAFGGATDGYLTGDVLKQGADLEQLVDWSADATRALDVATGAGHVAGALADAGVSRVVAADLSPEMVRTATTEYPRAEGVAVDAERLPFASDRFDAVTCRFAAHHFPDPAAFLSEVERVVAPGGVVALEDLCVPSDPELAAYVNRLERLRDPGHVETYSRARWLELFAETGLTVEADRETSRRLEVDAWLDRMDVPADRRRESRGMLADAPAALEEAFEFEYESDGDGDGQRLVSYRTGVALFRATV; encoded by the coding sequence GTGACGAACGACGCCGACAGAAAACGCGACGTGGCGAGCGCCTTCGGCGGCGCGACGGACGGCTACCTGACGGGTGACGTACTCAAGCAGGGCGCGGACCTCGAGCAACTCGTCGACTGGTCGGCCGACGCGACGCGTGCGCTCGACGTGGCGACAGGTGCCGGACACGTTGCCGGTGCGCTCGCTGACGCCGGTGTCTCGAGAGTGGTCGCCGCCGATCTCTCCCCGGAGATGGTCCGGACGGCGACGACCGAGTATCCCCGCGCCGAGGGCGTGGCGGTCGACGCCGAACGGCTGCCGTTCGCCAGCGATCGGTTCGATGCGGTCACGTGCCGCTTCGCCGCGCATCACTTTCCCGACCCCGCGGCGTTTCTGTCGGAGGTCGAACGCGTCGTCGCGCCGGGCGGCGTCGTCGCGCTCGAGGACCTCTGTGTCCCGTCCGATCCAGAGCTAGCCGCGTACGTCAACCGGCTCGAGCGACTGCGCGATCCGGGTCACGTCGAAACCTATTCTCGAGCGCGCTGGCTCGAACTCTTCGCCGAAACCGGGCTGACGGTCGAGGCCGACCGCGAGACGAGCCGTCGGCTCGAGGTCGACGCCTGGCTCGATCGGATGGACGTGCCGGCCGACCGCCGGCGGGAGAGCAGGGGGATGCTGGCAGACGCGCCGGCGGCGCTCGAGGAGGCGTTCGAATTCGAGTACGAATCCGACGGCGACGGTGACGGACAGCGGCTGGTCTCGTATCGAACGGGCGTCGCGCTGTTCCGGGCGACGGTCTAA
- a CDS encoding metallophosphoesterase family protein: protein MQIGIISDTHDNAEATERATEIFRAEGVEVVIHCGDFVAPLMIPYFEEFELHGVLGNNDGDAANLQGAFDSLGGESQLHGRFADLEFDGLSVAVLHGESKAEVEAIAAGETYDFVCYGHHHQRDRSEDGRTTVVNPGAHFLTKSEDDRTVAILDTHTESVQFRSVRE from the coding sequence ATGCAGATCGGTATCATCTCGGATACGCACGACAACGCCGAGGCGACCGAACGCGCGACCGAGATCTTTCGGGCGGAGGGCGTCGAGGTCGTCATCCACTGCGGCGATTTCGTCGCGCCGCTGATGATCCCCTACTTCGAGGAGTTCGAACTCCACGGCGTCCTCGGGAACAACGACGGCGACGCGGCGAACCTGCAGGGCGCCTTCGACTCGCTGGGCGGCGAGAGCCAACTGCACGGTCGCTTTGCCGACCTCGAGTTCGACGGGCTCTCCGTCGCCGTCCTCCACGGCGAGAGCAAGGCGGAGGTCGAGGCGATCGCAGCCGGGGAGACCTACGACTTCGTCTGCTACGGCCATCATCACCAGCGCGACCGCTCGGAGGACGGCCGGACGACCGTCGTCAACCCGGGCGCACACTTCCTGACGAAATCCGAAGACGACCGAACCGTGGCGATCCTCGATACGCACACGGAATCGGTGCAGTTCCGGTCAGTCCGCGAGTGA
- a CDS encoding KH domain-containing protein — MQHVKIPQDRIGVLIGEGGETMREIEAEAEVRLDIDSENGSVAVETVGDPVLGLKAPEIVRAIGRGFAPEEAMRLLEDDMMLFDLVDIDAAARNKNDMKRKKGRLIGEGGRTRELMEELTGADVVIYGSTLGIIGAPQEVDAVRSAAEMLLDGAPHGAVYSFLEEKHNEMKHQGMEYHRFPGGQS, encoded by the coding sequence ATGCAGCACGTGAAGATTCCGCAGGACCGCATCGGCGTTCTCATCGGCGAAGGCGGCGAGACGATGCGCGAGATCGAGGCCGAAGCGGAAGTGCGACTCGACATCGACTCGGAGAACGGCTCCGTCGCAGTCGAGACCGTCGGCGATCCCGTTCTGGGGCTCAAAGCACCCGAAATCGTCCGCGCCATCGGCCGCGGCTTCGCACCCGAGGAGGCCATGCGGCTGCTCGAGGACGATATGATGTTGTTCGACCTCGTCGACATCGACGCCGCCGCGCGCAACAAAAACGACATGAAACGCAAGAAGGGTCGGCTCATCGGCGAGGGCGGCCGCACCCGGGAACTGATGGAGGAACTGACCGGGGCCGACGTCGTCATCTACGGCTCGACGCTCGGAATCATCGGCGCGCCACAGGAGGTCGACGCCGTCCGCAGCGCCGCCGAGATGCTCTTAGACGGGGCCCCACACGGCGCAGTGTATTCGTTCCTCGAGGAGAAACACAACGAGATGAAACACCAGGGGATGGAGTACCACCGGTTCCCCGGCGGCCAGTCCTGA
- a CDS encoding YqjF family protein, with translation MNAQRTDSFRWRFAGGSASKSPHITSMTWRDGLFAHWPVEPDELRPHVPGQLTLETRDGHAWLSVLPFVVTNVGIRGTPSITRLAFAELAVRTYVRHRDEPGLYYFSIDVGSSLVATTLGRTTSLPIYDATMRVGATEENHVAFSSERQFADGDTPARFAATYRPDGDVFTAEPGSLAYWLTARRRIYVPTASGVLTSELAHDPWPLQPAVATIHENTMFEANGLPTPTDDPVLHYADELPMTGSVPRRLSRG, from the coding sequence ATGAACGCACAACGCACGGATTCGTTTCGATGGAGGTTCGCAGGGGGGTCGGCGTCGAAATCACCACACATCACCTCGATGACGTGGCGCGACGGACTGTTCGCTCACTGGCCGGTCGAACCCGACGAGCTTCGGCCACACGTTCCCGGCCAGTTGACACTCGAGACCCGCGATGGACACGCCTGGCTGAGCGTGTTGCCGTTCGTAGTTACGAACGTCGGGATCCGCGGGACGCCGTCGATCACCCGGCTAGCGTTCGCCGAACTCGCCGTCCGAACGTACGTCCGTCACCGGGACGAACCGGGCCTGTATTACTTCAGTATCGACGTCGGCAGTTCGCTGGTCGCGACGACCCTCGGTCGAACGACGAGTCTGCCGATCTACGACGCGACCATGCGAGTCGGTGCGACCGAAGAGAACCACGTCGCCTTCTCGAGCGAGCGGCAGTTCGCGGACGGCGACACGCCAGCCCGGTTCGCGGCGACCTATCGACCCGACGGAGACGTCTTTACCGCCGAACCGGGCTCGCTCGCTTACTGGCTCACCGCCCGCCGCCGTATCTACGTCCCGACCGCGAGCGGCGTCCTGACTAGCGAACTGGCCCACGACCCGTGGCCGCTCCAGCCGGCGGTCGCGACGATCCACGAGAACACGATGTTCGAGGCCAACGGATTGCCGACGCCGACCGACGATCCGGTGTTGCACTACGCCGACGAACTGCCGATGACCGGTTCGGTCCCGCGGCGACTGTCCCGCGGGTAA
- the thrC gene encoding threonine synthase has translation MDHVRTLECTLCGETYDPEQIVYTCSNHPGVRGILEVRYDYDVVRDRFDEPLDGNIRDQWKYRAFLPVDADAEPVTLHEGGTELYDAPRLGDELGVRMRVKDDGRNPTGVLKDRATSVSVTKAAHAGRDVVTCASTGNAAASLAGYAARGGLDCRLFVPGDAPEEKLAQPLVYGADVLAVDGSYDEAYDLSMEVTEAFGWYNRNAAVNPFQVEGKRTVGHELAEQTQGDVPDWLVFSMGDGCTIYGGWKGFREFRDLGFVDEVPNLLGVQADGASAIHDAFHDHDSTDEVVNTLADSIAVGRPRNTVKAVKALRESGGTSVLVSDEAILRAEKTLGSTEGIYAEPAGATPIAGVRKARAEGIIDPDESVLAVVTGYGLKDTESAMRASGNVTEITPEIAEVDRRYDSAE, from the coding sequence ATGGACCACGTCCGGACGCTCGAGTGCACGCTCTGTGGCGAGACGTACGACCCCGAGCAGATCGTCTACACCTGTTCGAACCACCCCGGCGTCCGGGGGATTCTCGAGGTACGGTACGATTACGATGTCGTGCGCGACCGCTTCGACGAACCTCTCGACGGGAATATCCGAGATCAGTGGAAGTATCGGGCGTTCCTCCCGGTCGATGCGGACGCGGAGCCGGTGACGTTACACGAAGGGGGAACGGAGCTCTACGACGCGCCGCGACTCGGCGACGAACTGGGGGTCCGCATGCGCGTGAAAGACGACGGCCGCAATCCGACGGGCGTCCTGAAAGACCGCGCGACCAGCGTCTCGGTGACGAAGGCCGCTCACGCCGGGCGTGATGTCGTGACGTGCGCTTCCACGGGCAACGCCGCGGCCTCGCTCGCGGGCTACGCCGCTCGCGGCGGCCTCGACTGTCGGCTCTTCGTTCCCGGCGACGCGCCCGAAGAGAAGCTGGCGCAGCCGCTCGTCTACGGTGCCGATGTCCTCGCCGTCGACGGAAGCTACGACGAGGCCTACGACCTCAGCATGGAAGTGACCGAGGCGTTCGGCTGGTACAACCGCAACGCCGCGGTCAACCCGTTTCAGGTCGAGGGAAAGCGAACCGTCGGGCACGAACTCGCCGAGCAGACGCAAGGCGACGTGCCGGACTGGCTCGTGTTCTCGATGGGCGACGGCTGTACGATCTACGGCGGCTGGAAGGGGTTTCGCGAGTTCCGCGACCTCGGCTTCGTCGACGAAGTGCCGAATCTGCTCGGCGTTCAGGCCGATGGAGCGAGCGCCATCCACGACGCGTTCCACGACCACGACTCGACCGACGAGGTCGTGAATACGCTCGCCGACAGCATCGCGGTCGGCCGGCCGCGCAACACGGTCAAGGCGGTGAAAGCGCTGCGCGAAAGCGGCGGGACATCCGTCCTCGTCAGCGACGAGGCGATCCTCCGAGCGGAGAAGACGCTTGGAAGCACGGAAGGGATCTACGCCGAACCCGCGGGGGCGACGCCGATCGCGGGGGTCCGCAAAGCGCGTGCCGAGGGGATCATCGATCCGGACGAATCGGTGCTGGCCGTCGTCACCGGTTACGGGTTGAAGGACACGGAAAGCGCCATGCGGGCGTCCGGAAACGTCACGGAGATCACACCGGAGATCGCCGAGGTCGACCGACGGTACGATTCGGCCGAGTGA
- a CDS encoding ornithine cyclodeaminase family protein: protein MNTLLLNSDDVDDHARLADVIDAVEQAFGAFERGTTQMPAKSYIDLPQYNGDFRSMPAYLDTGEWDAAGLKWVNVHPDNRADHDLPTVLGTMIYSDPETAFPLAIMDGTTLTMKRTGAAAAVATDYLAVDDASSLGLVGAGVQSYTQLEAISEVRPIEEVVVSDPDDERVRRFVETYEDRFDVRGGSISEAGHCDVCSTVTPVEEPIVGRDDVGERTHVNAIGADAEGKHELADALLAAATIVIDDHEQCTHSGEINVPYRAGTLTDADIYGEIGELVVGAKDGRIDETGITVFDSTGLAIQDVAAARVVYERASTDGAGYEFDMIGVGGSS from the coding sequence ATGAACACGCTGCTTCTGAACAGCGACGACGTCGACGACCACGCGCGACTGGCCGACGTCATCGACGCCGTCGAGCAGGCCTTCGGGGCCTTCGAGCGCGGGACGACGCAGATGCCCGCCAAATCATACATCGACCTCCCGCAGTACAACGGCGACTTCCGGTCGATGCCCGCTTACCTGGACACCGGCGAGTGGGACGCCGCTGGACTCAAGTGGGTCAACGTCCACCCGGACAATCGCGCCGACCACGACCTGCCGACGGTCCTCGGGACGATGATCTACTCCGACCCCGAGACCGCGTTCCCGCTCGCGATCATGGACGGCACGACGCTCACGATGAAGCGGACCGGCGCAGCGGCGGCCGTCGCCACCGACTATCTGGCCGTCGACGACGCCTCGAGCCTGGGCCTCGTCGGGGCCGGCGTCCAGTCGTACACGCAACTCGAGGCGATCAGCGAGGTTCGGCCGATCGAGGAGGTCGTCGTCTCCGATCCGGACGACGAGCGCGTCCGGCGGTTCGTCGAGACCTACGAGGACCGGTTCGACGTTCGCGGCGGCTCGATCTCCGAGGCTGGTCACTGCGACGTGTGCTCGACCGTGACGCCCGTCGAGGAGCCGATCGTCGGTCGCGACGACGTCGGCGAGCGCACGCACGTCAACGCCATCGGGGCCGACGCCGAGGGGAAACACGAACTCGCGGACGCGCTGCTCGCGGCGGCGACGATCGTCATCGACGACCACGAGCAGTGCACTCACTCGGGCGAGATCAACGTCCCCTACCGAGCGGGGACGCTGACCGACGCGGACATCTACGGCGAGATCGGCGAACTCGTTGTCGGAGCGAAAGACGGACGGATCGACGAGACGGGGATCACGGTCTTCGACTCGACGGGGCTCGCGATCCAGGACGTGGCGGCCGCGCGCGTAGTCTACGAGCGAGCGTCGACCGACGGCGCGGGGTACGAGTTCGATATGATCGGCGTCGGCGGTTCGTCGTAG
- a CDS encoding methyl-accepting chemotaxis protein, producing the protein MTLAVGTLFLGHVSGSVGPAAADHFDDRTDDRSDVAAVWLETTGETASGLATDPTVEGGTADEIETELAATHSAREGRIAAIHYLDGDGSVLASSTDGAVGESFFEAAGVEGETNGPSAAHQGVATNGSVLSFVTSVERDDGSQGYVVVSAPVDAFASVLETEGARTVVTDGDGATVAAVGDEASIGDGSVLTAVSPSDDGVVTGVPEGTDTEYAATAATIDIGETSLTVTTYDTATAVYAPQNTATASLVAMLFVFFLHLGFVGIVLGGNISLNLRRLANKAERMGEGDLEVDLETDRIDEVGTLYASFATMRDSLKETLSDLEDQRERAREAQQRTEQRNRELEAEAERYSEVMAACAAGDLEQRLEPETDHEAMTSIAEAFNEMIADLEEAVAQVKTISAEVARTSTEVQTSSDEIRRASQEVSTSVQEISDGSAKQAEDLSVATTEVKEMSATVEEVAAATSSIAEQSNEVDELATEGRQAVAETTAEMHAASDQTEAVAETIRSLDEEAEQIQEIVELIDEIAGQTNMLALNAAIESARSESASSDSGGFQAVADEVKELAAQTQSAVDDVEIMIESIQQRATESATQIQQAEATIGSATGRVDDLSRKLDRIATEIEQVAAGVEEIDQATDEQAGSAEELATIVQDVASVANETTSQAQQVAAAAEETTATISDVSAEATRLDERAADLADAVDEFSVSSSANPTAAAAGQGGDSR; encoded by the coding sequence ATGACGCTTGCCGTCGGCACACTCTTTCTCGGCCACGTCTCGGGGTCCGTCGGCCCTGCGGCGGCGGATCACTTCGATGACCGGACCGACGACCGAAGTGACGTCGCCGCGGTCTGGCTCGAGACGACCGGCGAGACGGCGAGCGGACTCGCTACCGATCCGACAGTCGAGGGGGGAACGGCCGACGAGATCGAAACCGAGCTTGCGGCGACCCACTCCGCCCGTGAGGGTCGGATCGCAGCGATACACTATCTCGACGGGGACGGGAGCGTCCTCGCGAGCAGTACCGACGGGGCCGTCGGGGAGAGCTTCTTCGAAGCGGCCGGGGTCGAGGGAGAGACGAACGGGCCGAGTGCCGCTCATCAGGGGGTGGCGACCAACGGTTCGGTTCTCTCTTTCGTCACCAGCGTCGAGCGCGACGACGGCAGTCAGGGCTACGTGGTCGTCTCCGCACCCGTCGACGCGTTCGCGTCGGTCCTCGAGACGGAGGGCGCACGGACGGTCGTCACCGACGGCGACGGCGCAACGGTCGCGGCGGTCGGTGACGAGGCGTCGATCGGCGACGGCTCGGTTCTGACCGCCGTCTCGCCGTCCGACGACGGTGTCGTGACGGGGGTTCCCGAGGGGACCGACACGGAGTACGCGGCGACGGCGGCGACCATCGATATCGGCGAAACGTCGCTAACGGTCACGACCTACGACACCGCGACGGCCGTCTACGCGCCGCAAAACACCGCGACGGCGTCGCTGGTCGCGATGCTTTTCGTCTTCTTCCTCCATCTTGGGTTCGTCGGGATCGTCCTCGGGGGCAACATCTCGCTGAACCTCCGTCGGCTCGCGAACAAAGCCGAGCGGATGGGCGAGGGCGACCTCGAGGTCGATCTCGAAACCGACCGGATCGACGAGGTCGGGACCCTCTATGCCTCTTTCGCCACGATGCGTGACTCGCTCAAGGAGACGCTGTCCGATCTGGAAGACCAGCGCGAACGCGCCCGCGAGGCCCAGCAGCGGACCGAACAGCGCAACCGAGAACTCGAGGCCGAGGCCGAACGCTACAGCGAGGTCATGGCGGCGTGTGCCGCCGGGGACCTCGAACAGCGCCTCGAGCCGGAGACGGACCACGAAGCGATGACGTCGATCGCCGAGGCGTTCAACGAGATGATCGCCGACCTCGAGGAGGCAGTCGCACAGGTCAAGACGATCTCCGCGGAGGTCGCCCGAACGAGTACCGAGGTCCAGACCAGTTCCGACGAGATTCGACGGGCGAGTCAAGAGGTCAGCACTTCGGTGCAAGAGATTTCAGACGGCTCCGCAAAGCAGGCCGAGGACCTCTCGGTCGCGACGACCGAGGTCAAGGAGATGTCCGCGACCGTCGAGGAGGTCGCGGCCGCGACGAGTTCGATCGCCGAGCAGTCCAACGAGGTCGACGAACTGGCCACCGAAGGCCGGCAGGCGGTCGCGGAGACGACTGCGGAGATGCACGCGGCCAGCGACCAGACGGAAGCCGTCGCCGAGACGATCCGCTCGCTCGACGAGGAGGCAGAACAGATCCAAGAGATCGTCGAGTTGATCGACGAGATCGCCGGGCAGACGAACATGCTCGCGTTGAACGCGGCTATCGAGTCCGCGCGATCCGAGAGCGCCTCGAGCGATAGCGGCGGTTTCCAGGCCGTCGCCGACGAGGTCAAGGAACTCGCAGCACAGACCCAGTCGGCAGTCGACGACGTCGAAATCATGATCGAATCGATTCAACAGCGGGCGACCGAGAGCGCAACGCAAATACAGCAAGCAGAGGCGACGATCGGTTCCGCGACCGGTCGGGTCGACGATCTCTCGCGGAAGTTAGACCGGATCGCGACGGAGATCGAACAGGTGGCCGCCGGCGTCGAGGAGATCGACCAGGCGACCGACGAACAGGCCGGCTCCGCCGAGGAGCTGGCGACGATCGTCCAAGACGTCGCGAGCGTCGCCAACGAGACGACCTCGCAGGCCCAGCAGGTCGCCGCGGCCGCCGAGGAGACGACCGCGACGATCAGCGACGTCTCGGCCGAGGCGACCCGACTCGACGAACGCGCAGCGGATCTCGCCGACGCCGTCGACGAGTTCTCCGTGTCGTCGTCGGCGAATCCGACCGCAGCCGCCGCGGGACAGGGCGGTGATTCCCGATGA
- the thsA gene encoding thermosome subunit alpha: MGNQPLIVLSEDSQRTSGKDAQSMNVQAGKAVAESVRTTLGPKGMDKMLVDSSGNVIVTNDGVTLLSEMEIDHPAADMIVEVAETQEDEVGDGTTSAVVVSGELLSQAEDLLDQDIHATTLAQGYREAAEEATKALEEIAIDVDEDDTEILEQIAATAMTGKGAENAKDLLSGLVVEAVQTVADDDGVDTDNIKVEKVVGGSIENSELVEGVIVDKERVSENMPYFAEDANIAIIDGDLEIKETEIDAEVNVTDPDQLEQFLEQEEAQLREMAETIADVGADVVFVDGGIDDMAQHYLAQEGIIAVRRVKSSDQSQLARSTGATPVSTVDDLSEDDLGTAGSVAQKEIAGDQRIFVEDVEDAQAVTLILRGGTEHVIDEVDRAIEDSLGVVRTTIEDGKVLAGGGAPEIDVSLALRDYADSVGGREQLAVEAFADALEVIPRTLAENAGLDPIDSLVELRSAHDGGDTAAGLDAYTGDTIDMEAEGVYEPLRVKTQAIESATEAAVMLLRIDDVIAAGDLAVSHDDDDEDMPAGGPGGMGGGMGGMGGGMGGMM, encoded by the coding sequence ATGGGCAACCAGCCCCTCATCGTACTCTCGGAGGACAGCCAGCGGACCTCCGGCAAAGACGCGCAGTCGATGAACGTACAGGCCGGCAAGGCCGTCGCCGAGTCGGTCCGGACGACGCTCGGCCCGAAGGGGATGGACAAGATGCTCGTCGACTCCTCGGGCAACGTCATCGTCACGAACGACGGCGTCACGCTGCTCTCGGAGATGGAGATCGACCACCCTGCAGCCGACATGATCGTCGAAGTCGCGGAGACGCAGGAAGACGAGGTCGGTGACGGCACCACGAGCGCCGTCGTCGTCTCCGGTGAACTCCTCAGCCAGGCCGAGGACCTCTTAGACCAGGACATCCACGCGACCACCCTCGCACAGGGGTACCGCGAGGCCGCCGAGGAAGCGACCAAGGCACTCGAGGAGATCGCCATCGATGTCGACGAAGACGACACGGAGATCTTAGAACAGATCGCCGCGACGGCGATGACCGGCAAGGGCGCGGAGAACGCCAAGGACCTGCTCTCGGGACTCGTCGTCGAGGCCGTCCAGACGGTCGCCGACGACGACGGCGTCGACACGGACAACATCAAAGTCGAGAAGGTCGTCGGCGGCTCGATCGAGAACTCCGAGCTCGTCGAGGGTGTCATCGTCGACAAGGAGCGCGTCTCCGAGAACATGCCCTACTTCGCCGAAGACGCCAACATCGCGATCATCGACGGCGACTTAGAGATCAAGGAGACCGAGATCGACGCCGAGGTCAACGTCACCGACCCCGACCAGCTCGAGCAGTTCTTAGAACAGGAGGAGGCCCAGCTGCGCGAGATGGCCGAGACGATCGCCGACGTCGGCGCCGACGTCGTCTTCGTCGACGGCGGCATCGACGACATGGCCCAGCACTACCTCGCTCAGGAGGGTATCATCGCCGTCCGCCGCGTCAAGTCCAGCGACCAGTCCCAGCTGGCTCGCTCGACCGGCGCGACGCCCGTCTCGACGGTCGACGACCTCTCCGAGGACGATCTGGGCACAGCCGGTAGCGTCGCCCAGAAGGAGATCGCCGGCGACCAGCGCATCTTCGTCGAGGATGTCGAGGACGCACAGGCCGTCACCCTGATCCTCCGCGGTGGCACCGAACACGTCATCGACGAAGTCGACCGCGCCATCGAGGACTCGCTGGGCGTCGTCCGCACGACCATCGAGGACGGCAAAGTGCTCGCCGGCGGCGGCGCGCCCGAGATCGACGTCTCGCTCGCGCTTCGGGACTACGCCGACTCCGTCGGCGGCCGCGAACAGCTCGCCGTTGAGGCCTTCGCCGACGCGCTCGAGGTCATCCCGCGAACGCTGGCCGAGAACGCGGGACTGGACCCCATCGACTCGCTGGTCGAACTCCGTAGTGCCCACGACGGCGGCGACACGGCCGCCGGCCTCGACGCCTACACCGGCGACACCATCGACATGGAAGCCGAGGGCGTCTACGAGCCGCTGCGCGTCAAGACGCAGGCCATCGAGTCCGCCACCGAGGCGGCCGTTATGCTGTTGCGCATCGACGACGTCATCGCCGCGGGCGACCTCGCGGTCTCCCACGACGACGATGACGAGGACATGCCCGCCGGCGGCCCCGGTGGCATGGGCGGCGGCATGGGCGGTATGGGCGGTGGCATGGGCGGCATGATGTAG